In Lemur catta isolate mLemCat1 chromosome 5, mLemCat1.pri, whole genome shotgun sequence, the genomic stretch aaatccttggGATCTTGGGAAAGACATGCTCAATTTTTGGCCAACATTGCCAGCTTCCTTTAGAGGAACAAATTTATGATTCATCTCCTTAACGCAGGCCAAGGGAGTTCATGATCACCCAAGACCAGAGAGCAAATCAGAGACAGAAGCTAGAAGAAACACCATCAAGAGACAAATGGCCTCCTTTTACCAACCCCAGAAAAAGAGAATTCCAGAACCTGAGGTAATGGGGAGCTGATGTTTCACCGTGGTCTGTTCATATTTCCACCGAAAGATACACAAATAGTTATATGAAGTATGAATGTCACATATTAATTACAAAggtttcattttatgtaaaaattatataactcCAACAAAAGATCATTCAAACAACATTTGAATAGGGTTTCTAATCCCTTCTTCTTCTTAAAACAAACAGCTGTACAGTCAATGATATAGCCAGGACGTGTGCTGACATCCTGATACAAGGGTGACTGGCCAccagtaataaagaaagaaatatgtgcaCACCAACAGCGAGCGAGCGCGTCCTTGAGAGGGTCCTTTACGTTGTCTACACAGGAACAGATAAAATTTCTTTGTGCAACTTGATCCAGTTTGGCTTTTCTACTAAAGCATGCTGAACAGATAGTTACTGTGAGGAGAACAGAAACGTGTTTTTCAAGCCCtttctatgggccaggcactgatCGAAGAGTTTCACACATTTAATGGTTACAGAAACCCTATGACAAGGTTGCAATAGTCAAAGGTTACGATGAACAAGATATTAagccccatttttaaaatgaggaatccgaggctcagagaggttaagcaacttgttcAATTAGTGAGGTGCAGAGTCAGGATTCGAACTCAGGTGTGTGTGGCTCCTGAGTCTCTACTATTATGAAGACAGTATGGGTGAGAACAGGACCGTCTGCCACTCAGAACCATCCTGCCTGGGTATCGTGGACCTTCCTCACTCAGTGGTGTGGTAGTCACACCTGGGCAAGCCCAAGCTTGGCAACTCCtgggccaggagttcaaatcaCCTACCTGAGCCACGTCCACAACACACAGCTCTCCAAGGGCAAGTTTGTTTTCACTGACTTGGTTGGCTGTTGCTGGAGGTGAAGGGTTGTGCGCAATTTACATATCATGTATCTGTATTTGTATCACTGTTTAGGCAGAAGAAGATCAAGACAGCAGTGGACGTTTCAGCCAAATACCTCCCTTGGAAAACCCCGAAGAGTTTGATATAATTACTGACACCAGCTTCCTGGTTCCAGGACAGCCTTGCCCTTCCTTCCCAAACTCTGGGGAAGCTACCTGTGACCTGGCCACTTTTCAAGGAGACAAAATGCCACCCCCTCACAAGTCTCCAAACCCAAGAATCTATTTGCCTAGGCCACCTTGCAGCTATGAACTGGCAGGCCCTGGTTATACAAATTCAAGCCCATATTCCACTCTTTATAAAGATGCCACCAGTATCCCTACTGACACAGACTGGGTCCATCTGATTACACTACAACATAATGTCAATTCACACAGCAGCTATGAGAAAACCTTTGATTTCGCCAGTAGACAACATGGCTGGAAACCAGCTCTTGGAAGAGGGGAGAGGACTGACCATGGACAGTTCCAGGCTGTGGCCAATCTCCCTTATTACAATCCAGAACTTCCCTGCAGGTACCTCACGACTGCCGCACCAGGTGCTCCTGCCCTGCAGACGGGGATTACCACCACCACCCAAGTGTCCTACCAGGCCTACCAGCCCCCTGCTCTGAAACACAGTGACAACGTGCGGGAGGTCAAGAGGCTTTCAGGCTGTAACTGTGCTCCTGGGGACACCCAGATGTCTGTCTGTCCAGAAGCCTTGAGCCCTCCAGCTACAGTCACCAGGGCAGCCTCTCCCTTGGGGCCACTTCCTTTGAAAATTCCAGGAGATTGCCGGGCCATCAGACCCACTTGGGCTTTTCCTCAAGAGTCAGCTTCCTCTAGGACAGACGGAGCAGAGACCTGGGATGTGTATCTGTCTGGGCTGGGCCCGGCCATCAGTTACTCACATAGAGTGGGTCCAATCATTAGCTATAACAGTGAGGACTTTTGAAAGACAACGCAGGGGACAACATAATACTGGCGTGCATGCAGGCAGCAAAATGCAAAATGGCAACTATCTCTGGTTGAGTTGGGAGATTGATTTTGTATGCAAAGGAATACAGACAGTAGTAAAAATGCTGAGTAGCTAAGGAAATATTATAATTAGTTGGAAATGTTTAGATAGTGTAGGGAAATTTCACACAGCATTTTAAAACCCACTGTAGTGCATAGAAGTAGGTTGGGAAGGTGTGACTCTCCCaagagaataaataagcaaactgcaaaacattaaataaatactgaCTTTGGTTCACTTAGCTTATTAGCTGGAGTAGAAGTCAAGGATCCTGGTTCTCACTCTGAGCCTTTTCCCATCAGGCCATATTAGGGAATGCCACACATCCTTATTTGGCCCTTAGAGACTGTCAAAGTAGCTTTAGGAGGAAAGCATTAGAAGCATATCTCCTGAGTCATTTCATGAAATTTTGGTTTAGCATTTAGAACCTGTTAAAATAGCTTCAGGAAGTAATCTTGATCATTTTATCTCCGAAGTGTATATCTACAGCTTTTCAAAAAATCTCTGGCAATGGTAAagttcaattgtttttaaaagaatttggtTTTCAGTATTAGCTAAATGCCTTTTCTTAACATGGTAGTATATGCAACAAAGACAGCATAATCttgtatatttaatgtattattgtactaaatatattttttctgattaggTTTCAAAATTAGAATTGAAACATTTTGTTGAAATATAGCTTTACTGTTCCTTTGTTGTTCTTcataaagataatttaataaaGGTAAAGATAATATTGTTCAATTACATGTAATAACACTTTAAAGTAATGTGGCTGATGCTTGagttatttcagaaaagaaataggaaaaaatattgttCATATTATATCCTGGGGAACAGCTGTTACAAAACACTAAAACTTAttaaatagtttggcagttttatggtttattttagaaatacctGTTGTACTCGTTCATAATGGAAAGCCTCTTCAAAACATTTGgagggtgcacacacacactttgcgTGACTCCTGATACTTAGTGAAAATACTCAGTTTTCAAATGAACTAcatgaacaataaatatttgcgaATTGGGAAAGAAGTATCATCCTCAAATTTGCATAAAATGACCAAGTCAGATGCCATTTTAAATCGTTGAATGTTCTACATTATGTACCTGATTCCTAAAACCCTAACACCTGACATAATGGATGGACACAGTACTTACCGCAGGATTAAATTAGCACACGCCTAGGATTTTCTACCCAACTTTTCTTCAA encodes the following:
- the LOC123638780 gene encoding chorion-specific transcription factor GCMb-like, whose amino-acid sequence is MWLFVEENDNPMLLWGAMQCQAGSPTAQSSQCTILQPAFFDHFQEWPDGYVRFIYSSAERKAQRHLSGWAMRNTNNHNGHILKKSCLGVVVCAGACTLPGGSRLQLQPAICDKARLKQQKKSHPSCHSALELIPCRGHSGYPVTNFWQLDGNAIFFQAKGVHDHPRPESKSETEARRNTIKRQMASFYQPQKKRIPEPEAEEDQDSSGRFSQIPPLENPEEFDIITDTSFLVPGQPCPSFPNSGEATCDLATFQGDKMPPPHKSPNPRIYLPRPPCSYELAGPGYTNSSPYSTLYKDATSIPTDTDWVHLITLQHNVNSHSSYEKTFDFASRQHGWKPALGRGERTDHGQFQAVANLPYYNPELPCRYLTTAAPGAPALQTGITTTTQVSYQAYQPPALKHSDNVREVKRLSGCNCAPGDTQMSVCPEALSPPATVTRAASPLGPLPLKIPGDCRAIRPTWAFPQESASSRTDGAETWDVYLSGLGPAISYSHRVGPIISYNSEDF